One segment of Fuscovulum ytuae DNA contains the following:
- the cobT gene encoding cobaltochelatase subunit CobT: MTKPTDNPADPFKKALAEATRTMADDPDMTVQYSVDPPGMNREGVRLPQVSRRMTRDEVMLARGTADAFALRRKFHDDTVAARYAPQGNLAREIYEAMETARCEAVGARAMPGTAVNIDAKIAHEAERKGYSQITNMQDAPLSVAAGYLVRHLATGREMPKGAGNVMDLWRGFIEEQAGGTLENIDHVLEDQAAFARLARKVISDLGYGDQLGDDPDQDEPDDQEGEAEEDQDSPDSAGDEEQESDESEAAPERSQEEQQDQSQAQVTMEDSADMEQGDEAELPEGEAPLEPPPPAPYSDADPNYTVYTTDFDEEIRAEELAEPAELERLRAYLDQQLEPLKGAVSRLANKLQRRLQAQQNRSWLFDLEEGTLDAGRLARVVANPTTPLSFKQEKDTEFRDTCVTLLLDNSGSMRGRPISIAAICADVLARTLERCSVKVEILGFTTRAWKGGQSRERWLAQGRPQGPGRLNDLRHIIYKGADAPWRRARPNLGLMMKEGLLKENIDGEALEWAHRRMMARPEARKILMVISDGAPVDDSTLSVNPANFLEKHLRDVIAMVERRRQVELIAIGIGHDVTRYYQRAVTITDVEQLAGAMTEQLAGLFESDPKKRAKAGMRRAG, from the coding sequence ATGACCAAACCCACCGACAACCCCGCCGATCCCTTCAAGAAGGCGCTCGCCGAAGCCACCCGCACCATGGCCGATGACCCGGACATGACGGTACAATATTCGGTAGACCCCCCCGGCATGAACCGCGAGGGGGTGCGTCTGCCACAGGTTTCCCGCCGCATGACACGGGATGAGGTGATGCTGGCGCGCGGCACCGCCGATGCCTTCGCGCTGCGCCGCAAGTTCCACGATGACACCGTCGCCGCCCGCTACGCGCCGCAAGGCAATCTTGCGCGCGAGATTTATGAGGCGATGGAAACCGCCCGGTGCGAGGCCGTGGGGGCCCGCGCCATGCCGGGCACGGCGGTCAACATCGATGCCAAGATCGCGCATGAGGCTGAACGCAAAGGATATTCCCAGATCACCAACATGCAGGACGCGCCCCTTTCGGTCGCGGCAGGCTATCTTGTCCGTCACCTTGCAACGGGGCGCGAGATGCCGAAAGGTGCGGGCAACGTGATGGACCTGTGGCGCGGTTTCATCGAAGAACAGGCCGGCGGCACGCTGGAAAACATCGACCATGTGCTAGAGGATCAGGCCGCCTTCGCACGTCTGGCGCGCAAGGTGATCTCTGACCTCGGCTATGGCGATCAGCTGGGCGACGACCCTGATCAAGACGAACCCGACGATCAGGAAGGCGAGGCTGAAGAAGATCAAGACAGCCCCGACAGCGCAGGAGACGAAGAACAGGAAAGCGACGAATCCGAGGCTGCGCCCGAACGCAGCCAAGAGGAACAGCAGGACCAGTCGCAGGCGCAGGTCACGATGGAAGACAGCGCCGATATGGAACAGGGCGATGAGGCGGAATTGCCGGAAGGTGAGGCCCCGCTTGAGCCGCCGCCACCTGCGCCCTATTCTGATGCCGACCCGAACTATACCGTCTATACCACGGATTTCGATGAAGAAATTCGCGCCGAGGAACTCGCCGAACCGGCCGAGTTGGAACGCTTGCGCGCCTATCTTGACCAGCAGTTGGAACCCCTGAAGGGTGCGGTGTCGCGGCTGGCAAACAAGCTGCAGCGCCGCCTTCAGGCGCAGCAGAACCGGTCTTGGCTTTTCGATCTGGAGGAAGGCACGCTGGACGCAGGCCGCCTTGCCCGCGTCGTCGCGAACCCCACCACGCCGCTGTCCTTCAAGCAGGAAAAGGACACCGAATTCCGCGATACCTGTGTGACGCTGCTTCTGGACAATTCCGGGTCGATGCGGGGTCGCCCGATCTCGATCGCCGCGATCTGCGCCGATGTGCTGGCGCGCACGCTGGAACGCTGCTCGGTCAAGGTGGAAATCCTTGGCTTCACCACCCGCGCGTGGAAGGGCGGGCAGTCGCGCGAACGCTGGCTGGCCCAAGGCCGCCCGCAGGGGCCGGGCCGCCTGAACGACCTGCGCCACATCATCTATAAGGGCGCAGATGCCCCATGGCGCCGCGCGCGGCCCAATCTGGGGCTGATGATGAAGGAAGGGCTTCTGAAGGAAAACATCGATGGCGAGGCGCTGGAATGGGCGCATCGCCGGATGATGGCCCGGCCCGAAGCGCGAAAGATCCTTATGGTGATCTCTGACGGGGCGCCGGTCGATGATTCAACTTTGTCCGTCAACCCCGCGAATTTCCTTGAAAAACACCTGCGCGACGTGATCGCGATGGTCGAGCGGCGGCGACAGGTGGAACTGATCGCCATCGGCATCGGCCATGACGTGACGCGCTATTACCAACGCGCGGTCACGATCACGGATGTAGAGCAGTTGGCGGGTGCGATGACAGAACAACTCGCAGGGCTGTTCGAAAGCGATCCGAAGAAACGCGCCAAGGCCGGGATGCGGCGGGCGGGGTAA
- a CDS encoding NADPH-dependent FMN reductase has protein sequence MSTPKIALIIGSTRDSRFADIPAQWMLAQAKARTDMTVELVDLRDYDLPLFNEVASNAWAPSQSAAAVKWQKKIAEFDGYIFVVAEYNRSITGSLKNALDQAYVEWAKKPMTAMAYGSVGGTRAMEHLRNIAVELQMVPTRNAVHLGMGDFFKVHPGFGGSGNMADVEANLLPAATASLDDLVWWANATKAARG, from the coding sequence ATGAGCACCCCGAAAATCGCCCTTATCATTGGATCGACCCGCGACAGCCGCTTTGCCGATATCCCGGCGCAGTGGATGCTGGCGCAGGCCAAGGCGCGCACGGATATGACCGTCGAACTGGTCGATCTGCGCGACTATGACCTGCCCTTGTTCAACGAAGTGGCGTCGAACGCATGGGCCCCGTCGCAATCGGCCGCTGCCGTGAAATGGCAGAAAAAGATTGCAGAATTCGACGGTTACATCTTTGTCGTCGCGGAATACAATCGGTCGATCACCGGGTCTTTGAAGAACGCTTTGGATCAGGCCTATGTGGAATGGGCCAAGAAGCCGATGACGGCGATGGCCTATGGTTCGGTGGGCGGCACCCGCGCGATGGAGCATCTGCGCAACATCGCGGTGGAGTTGCAGATGGTCCCCACCCGCAATGCCGTGCATCTGGGGATGGGCGATTTCTTCAAGGTTCATCCGGGCTTTGGCGGGTCGGGCAATATGGCCGATGTGGAAGCGAACCTTCTGCCCGCTGCCACCGCCTCGCTGGACGATCTGGTGTGGTGGGCCAATGCGACCAAGGCTGCGCGCGGCTGA
- a CDS encoding aminopeptidase P family protein produces MFQNFETSADPSAGPGRLSRLRDHLRGEGLAGFMVPRADVHQGEYVAARDERLQWLTGFTGSAGFAIVLPDVAGVFIDGRYRVQVKHQVDLTAFTPVPWPETKPGPWIADHLAEGVVGFDPWLHTGDEVTRLEEALKGTKVTLRAVENAVDAIWPDQPAAPVGAAFPHPVTLAGESSEAKRVRLAEGLRKAGQEAAVITLPDSLCWLLNLRGADVPRNPILHGFAILRADGSVDVFTAPAKLGPAARAALDAGVRLHPVEAFETTLQSLSGKVRVDRATAPLAVSRLIEGAGGTVVWGDDPCRLPKATKNAAEVAGMREAHLRDGAAMVEFLCWLDDAAPKGGLTEIDVVTALEAYRRATNVLHDISFDTICGTGPNGAIMHYRVTHETNRTVGRGELLLVDSGAQYADGTTDITRTIAVGDPGEEARACYTRVLQGLIAISRVRWPRGIAGRDLDALARFNLWVAGQDFDHGTGHGVGAFLSVHEGPQRLSRVSEVPLEPGMILSNEPGYYREGAFGIRLENLIVVQEAPPLGDKRDQLCFETLTFAPFDRRLILADRLSPDERDWLNAYHAEVQAKLSARLGDAAADWLKAVCAPL; encoded by the coding sequence ATGTTCCAGAATTTCGAAACCTCCGCCGATCCTTCCGCCGGGCCGGGCCGTCTGTCGCGGCTGCGCGATCATCTGCGGGGCGAGGGGCTGGCAGGCTTCATGGTCCCACGGGCCGATGTGCATCAGGGCGAATATGTCGCCGCGCGGGATGAACGTCTTCAATGGCTTACGGGCTTTACCGGATCGGCGGGCTTTGCCATCGTCCTGCCGGACGTGGCCGGGGTCTTCATTGACGGGCGCTATCGGGTGCAGGTGAAGCATCAGGTCGATCTGACGGCCTTCACCCCCGTGCCATGGCCAGAGACCAAGCCCGGCCCGTGGATCGCGGATCATCTGGCCGAGGGCGTGGTGGGGTTCGACCCCTGGCTGCATACGGGGGATGAGGTGACACGTCTTGAAGAGGCGCTGAAGGGAACCAAGGTCACCTTGCGCGCGGTGGAAAACGCCGTCGATGCAATCTGGCCTGACCAGCCCGCAGCGCCCGTGGGCGCAGCCTTTCCGCATCCCGTGACGCTGGCCGGCGAAAGCTCAGAGGCCAAGCGGGTGAGGCTGGCCGAAGGCCTGCGCAAGGCGGGGCAAGAGGCGGCGGTGATCACCCTGCCCGACTCGCTTTGTTGGCTTTTGAACCTGCGGGGGGCGGATGTGCCGCGCAATCCGATCCTGCATGGCTTTGCCATTTTGCGGGCGGATGGGTCCGTGGATGTCTTTACCGCCCCTGCCAAGCTTGGCCCCGCCGCGCGGGCCGCTTTGGATGCGGGCGTGCGACTGCACCCGGTAGAAGCCTTTGAAACCACGTTGCAATCCCTGTCGGGAAAGGTCCGCGTGGACCGCGCAACCGCACCCCTTGCCGTGTCGCGGCTGATTGAGGGTGCGGGAGGGACCGTCGTCTGGGGCGATGACCCCTGCCGCCTGCCCAAAGCGACCAAGAACGCCGCCGAAGTGGCCGGCATGCGCGAGGCGCATCTGCGCGACGGCGCGGCTATGGTCGAATTCCTCTGCTGGTTGGACGATGCCGCACCCAAAGGCGGGCTGACCGAGATTGATGTTGTGACCGCGCTGGAAGCCTATCGCCGGGCGACGAATGTGCTGCATGACATCAGCTTTGACACGATCTGCGGCACAGGGCCGAATGGCGCGATCATGCATTACCGGGTAACGCATGAGACGAACCGCACCGTGGGGAGGGGCGAACTCCTCCTCGTTGACAGCGGTGCGCAATATGCCGATGGCACGACCGATATCACCCGCACCATCGCCGTGGGCGATCCGGGAGAGGAGGCGCGCGCCTGCTATACCCGCGTTTTGCAAGGACTTATCGCCATTTCGCGCGTCCGCTGGCCGCGCGGCATCGCGGGGCGCGATCTGGACGCCTTGGCGCGGTTCAACCTTTGGGTGGCGGGGCAGGATTTCGACCATGGCACGGGGCATGGCGTCGGGGCCTTTCTGTCGGTGCATGAAGGGCCGCAGCGCCTGTCGCGCGTCTCGGAGGTGCCGCTGGAACCGGGGATGATCCTGTCGAACGAACCAGGCTACTATCGCGAAGGGGCCTTCGGCATAAGGCTGGAGAATTTGATCGTCGTGCAAGAGGCACCGCCCTTGGGCGACAAGCGCGATCAGCTTTGCTTTGAAACGCTGACCTTCGCGCCCTTTGACCGGCGCCTGATTCTGGCCGACCGCCTGTCGCCGGATGAACGGGATTGGCTGAACGCCTATCACGCCGAGGTTCAGGCCAAGCTTTCCGCCCGCCTAGGCGACGCAGCGGCGGATTGGCTTAAGGCGGTCTGCGCGCCGCTGTAA